The following are from one region of the Paenibacillus sp. JZ16 genome:
- a CDS encoding potassium-transporting ATPase subunit F, producing the protein MIILICTLFIFLYLIYALIHPEKF; encoded by the coding sequence ATGATCATTTTAATATGCACGCTCTTTATTTTTCTATATTTGATTTACGCGCTGATTCATCCTGAAAAATTCTAG
- a CDS encoding serine hydrolase domain-containing protein — MKTVQLLPRSTPENQGISSQSIERFIRSIQEKELELHSFMLVRHGHVVAEGWWKPYQADKPHMLFSLSKSFTSTAIGLLAQEGQIALEDRVIGFFPEYAPEDPSPNLSAMTIRDLLIMGTGHAQEPAMPSDIWAADFLKQAVEHEPGTHFVYNSAATYMLSAILQKVTGITLLDYLQPRLFDPLGIHGATWESCPQGINTGGWGLKLKTEDIAKFGQLYLQKGVWEGQRLIPEAWIEESTSKQISNGPADSSSDWTEGYGYQFWMCRHGAYRGDGAFGQFCVVLPEQDAVIAITSGLGDMQAVLDEAWEHLQPSMRPDALPIDTGAEASLTETLQELKLDPPSEEAASPVEKDVTGIIYDLEENEAKLRSFSFRFEEDGAVMELEGEHGVNSVVCGRKAWKTGTTKLMMMGDNEYAASMTWKDERTLKLTIRLTETPFYLTTECTFGEEGIHLAYWMNQSFEGKVVREIKGKVKA, encoded by the coding sequence ATGAAAACGGTTCAATTATTGCCAAGAAGCACCCCCGAAAATCAAGGAATCTCATCTCAGTCAATCGAACGCTTTATCCGATCGATTCAGGAAAAGGAGCTTGAACTCCACAGCTTCATGCTGGTACGGCATGGACATGTCGTGGCGGAAGGCTGGTGGAAGCCGTATCAGGCGGACAAACCGCATATGCTGTTCTCGTTAAGCAAGAGCTTTACTTCTACGGCGATCGGACTGCTCGCCCAAGAGGGACAGATTGCGCTGGAGGACCGGGTGATCGGCTTCTTTCCGGAATACGCTCCTGAAGATCCCTCCCCGAATCTGTCCGCGATGACGATACGCGACTTGCTTATCATGGGGACTGGACACGCGCAGGAGCCTGCCATGCCATCCGATATTTGGGCGGCCGACTTTCTTAAACAAGCGGTAGAGCATGAGCCCGGTACCCACTTTGTATATAACAGCGCAGCGACGTACATGCTTTCGGCCATTCTGCAGAAGGTTACCGGCATCACGCTGCTGGATTATTTGCAGCCTCGCCTGTTCGACCCGCTTGGCATTCATGGAGCCACATGGGAAAGCTGTCCGCAGGGAATCAACACCGGCGGATGGGGACTTAAGCTGAAGACCGAGGACATTGCCAAGTTCGGCCAGCTTTATCTTCAGAAGGGCGTATGGGAAGGCCAGCGGCTGATCCCGGAGGCGTGGATCGAGGAGTCGACCTCCAAACAGATATCCAACGGACCTGCGGATTCCTCTTCGGATTGGACCGAAGGGTACGGCTATCAATTCTGGATGTGCCGACACGGGGCTTACCGCGGCGACGGCGCATTCGGACAATTCTGCGTCGTGCTGCCGGAGCAGGATGCGGTCATAGCGATTACCTCCGGCCTTGGGGACATGCAGGCTGTGCTAGATGAAGCATGGGAGCATCTGCAACCTTCGATGAGGCCTGATGCGCTGCCGATCGACACCGGAGCGGAGGCTTCTCTTACCGAAACGCTGCAAGAGCTGAAGCTGGATCCGCCAAGCGAAGAAGCGGCATCCCCGGTCGAGAAGGACGTCACCGGGATCATCTATGATCTCGAAGAGAATGAGGCGAAGCTGCGTTCGTTCTCCTTCCGGTTTGAAGAAGACGGCGCGGTAATGGAGCTTGAGGGGGAACACGGCGTCAATTCGGTTGTCTGTGGTCGCAAAGCGTGGAAGACGGGAACCACGAAGCTGATGATGATGGGGGATAATGAATATGCTGCCTCCATGACCTGGAAGGATGAGCGGACGTTGAAGCTGACCATCCGACTGACAGAGACGCCATTCTACTTAACCACGGAATGCACCTTTGGTGAGGAAGGCATTCATCTTGCGTACTGGATGAATCAATCGTTCGAGGGCAAGGTGGTTCGGGAGATTAAGGGCAAGGTTAAGGCGTAA
- the pruA gene encoding L-glutamate gamma-semialdehyde dehydrogenase codes for MRASFRNEPFMDFNNEWNNKLYDAALSGVEAELGQSYPLVIGGAKIHTERTANSVNPARKRQVIGVVSQADTELAEQAIQTAARTFETWKHTKPSERARYLFKAAAIMRRRKLEFSALMTLEAGKTRAEADADTAEAIDFMEFYAREMQRLSAPQPLTVHEEEENHLYYIPLGVGIVIPPWNFPLAIMAGMTTAAIVSGNTVVLKPASTTPVIAAKFVELLEEVSLPPGVVNFLPGPGQEVGDYLVDHPLTRFISFTGSRDVGLRIQERAAKTQPGQRWIKRVIAEMGGKDAIIVDNEADLELAADAIAASAFGFSGQKCSACSRAIVHEDVYDIVLQKVIDRSKKLVIGSPSNAEAQVGPVIDDKAYRKILDYIEIGKSEGRLVLGGFPGDPEGYFIQPTIFADVASTARISQEEIFGPVVSFTKAASFDEAIRFANNTDYGLTGAVISNNRAHLEQARRDFHVGNLYLNRKCTGALVGIHPFGGFNMSGTDSKAGGRDYLLLFTQAKAVSERF; via the coding sequence ATGCGAGCATCTTTTCGGAACGAACCATTTATGGACTTCAACAACGAATGGAACAACAAGTTATACGACGCGGCGTTATCCGGGGTCGAAGCCGAGCTTGGCCAATCGTACCCGCTGGTCATCGGCGGTGCCAAAATCCATACGGAGCGCACCGCAAATTCGGTCAATCCGGCGCGCAAACGCCAAGTCATCGGCGTCGTGTCCCAGGCGGATACCGAGCTTGCCGAACAAGCCATTCAGACGGCAGCGCGTACCTTTGAGACGTGGAAGCACACCAAGCCGAGCGAACGGGCACGCTATCTGTTCAAAGCTGCGGCGATCATGCGGCGGCGCAAGCTCGAGTTCTCTGCGCTCATGACTCTCGAAGCCGGCAAGACGCGCGCCGAAGCCGACGCGGATACGGCCGAGGCGATCGATTTCATGGAATTCTATGCACGCGAAATGCAGCGCCTGAGCGCGCCCCAGCCGCTGACGGTCCACGAAGAGGAAGAGAATCATCTTTATTACATCCCACTTGGCGTCGGCATCGTCATTCCGCCGTGGAACTTCCCGCTCGCGATTATGGCTGGCATGACAACGGCTGCCATCGTCTCCGGCAACACCGTTGTGCTGAAGCCTGCCAGCACCACCCCGGTCATAGCCGCTAAATTCGTAGAGCTACTGGAAGAGGTCAGCCTGCCTCCGGGCGTCGTTAATTTCCTGCCTGGCCCGGGTCAGGAAGTGGGTGACTATTTGGTGGATCACCCACTGACCAGGTTCATCAGCTTTACGGGGTCACGCGACGTCGGACTGCGGATTCAGGAGCGTGCGGCCAAGACGCAGCCGGGGCAACGCTGGATCAAGCGCGTCATCGCCGAAATGGGCGGGAAAGACGCAATCATCGTGGACAACGAAGCCGATTTGGAGCTCGCGGCGGACGCGATTGCCGCTTCCGCATTCGGCTTCTCCGGGCAGAAATGCTCCGCCTGCTCCAGAGCCATCGTGCACGAGGACGTCTATGATATCGTGCTGCAGAAGGTGATCGACCGCTCCAAGAAGCTGGTGATCGGAAGCCCCTCCAATGCCGAGGCTCAGGTAGGACCCGTCATCGACGATAAGGCGTACCGTAAAATTCTCGACTATATCGAAATCGGGAAAAGCGAAGGTAGGCTGGTGCTTGGCGGTTTTCCCGGCGATCCGGAGGGGTATTTCATACAGCCGACGATCTTCGCGGACGTCGCCAGCACCGCCCGTATTTCCCAGGAGGAAATCTTTGGTCCGGTCGTGTCCTTCACGAAGGCAGCCTCCTTCGACGAAGCGATCCGATTCGCCAACAATACCGATTATGGGCTGACCGGCGCGGTGATCTCGAACAACCGCGCGCACCTGGAGCAAGCCCGGCGCGACTTCCATGTCGGCAACCTGTATTTGAACCGGAAATGCACCGGCGCCTTGGTGGGCATCCACCCGTTCGGCGGCTTCAATATGTCCGGGACCGACTCCAAAGCCGGCGGGCGTGACTACCTGCTCCTGTTTACACAGGCGAAGGCGGTGTCGGAGCGATTCTGA
- the kdpA gene encoding potassium-transporting ATPase subunit KdpA, whose protein sequence is MGILQIAIVILVLVLLVKPLGTYLYQVFRNEGNGTDKWFSWLEKPIFALIGLKERKGMTWKGYAVSFVITNIVLVSAGYLILRIQRVLPFNPNGIDNMESTLSFNTIISFMTNTNLQHYSGESGLSYMAQMAVITMMMFASAATGLCVAIAFIRAVTSKGTTVGNFFEDFVKAHTRVFIPAAFIIAMVLVALQVPQTLQPTLSVTTLQGSEQQIAVGPVAALESIKHLGTNGGGFMGVNSAHPFENPSPLTNVIEILCMWSLGAALPYTFGLFAKSRKQGWIIFSVMMTLFIGFLSLNYAAETNGNPALNRLGMDTSQGSMEGKEVRFGIAQSSLFTTVTTAATTGSVNNMHDTLTPLGGITPLSLMMLNSVFGGKGVGLMNMLMYAILAVFLAGLMVGRTPEFLGRKIEAREMKLIAVVILVHPLIILAPTALALMTDAGQAGIAHAGFHGISQVLYEYTSSAANNGSGFEGLSDNTPFWNVTTGLVMLFGRYISMIALLAVGGSLMRKQWVPETLGTFRTDNKLFAGILIATVLIIGALTFLPVLVLGPIAEHLTIR, encoded by the coding sequence ATGGGCATTTTACAAATTGCCATCGTTATACTCGTTCTGGTGCTGCTGGTAAAGCCGCTCGGAACTTATCTATATCAGGTGTTTCGCAATGAGGGGAATGGAACGGATAAATGGTTCTCCTGGTTGGAGAAACCGATCTTCGCACTGATTGGGTTGAAAGAACGCAAGGGAATGACATGGAAAGGGTATGCCGTCAGCTTTGTGATAACGAATATCGTGCTCGTGTCGGCGGGGTATTTGATTCTGCGGATACAGAGAGTATTGCCCTTCAACCCGAACGGTATCGACAATATGGAATCGACCTTGTCGTTCAATACGATCATCAGCTTTATGACGAATACGAATCTCCAGCATTACAGCGGGGAGTCGGGATTATCCTATATGGCCCAGATGGCCGTCATTACGATGATGATGTTCGCGTCCGCGGCGACCGGGCTATGCGTGGCGATTGCGTTTATCCGGGCGGTGACCAGCAAGGGTACAACCGTCGGCAACTTTTTTGAAGATTTCGTCAAAGCCCACACCCGGGTGTTTATCCCGGCCGCATTTATCATTGCGATGGTACTGGTTGCGCTGCAGGTGCCGCAGACTTTGCAGCCTACGCTCAGCGTCACGACGCTTCAAGGAAGCGAGCAGCAAATAGCGGTGGGACCGGTGGCTGCGCTGGAATCGATCAAGCATCTGGGCACCAATGGGGGCGGGTTTATGGGGGTCAACTCGGCGCATCCGTTCGAGAACCCGTCCCCGCTGACCAATGTGATCGAGATCCTGTGCATGTGGAGCCTCGGGGCGGCGCTTCCTTACACATTTGGTTTGTTCGCGAAGAGCCGTAAGCAGGGCTGGATTATTTTCTCGGTAATGATGACCTTGTTTATCGGATTCCTGTCCTTGAACTATGCGGCTGAAACGAACGGCAATCCGGCGCTGAACCGGCTGGGTATGGATACCTCCCAAGGCAGCATGGAGGGCAAGGAGGTCCGGTTCGGGATCGCCCAGTCCTCCCTGTTCACCACGGTGACGACTGCGGCCACGACCGGGTCGGTCAACAACATGCATGATACGCTCACGCCGCTTGGCGGGATTACGCCGCTATCCCTGATGATGCTGAACTCCGTTTTTGGCGGAAAAGGCGTCGGGCTGATGAACATGCTCATGTATGCGATATTGGCAGTATTCCTGGCTGGTCTTATGGTTGGCCGAACACCCGAATTTCTAGGGAGAAAAATAGAGGCGCGGGAGATGAAGCTAATTGCGGTTGTTATCCTGGTGCATCCATTGATCATTCTGGCTCCGACCGCACTTGCGCTGATGACGGATGCGGGGCAGGCGGGCATTGCCCATGCGGGCTTTCATGGCATCTCGCAGGTATTGTACGAATACACGTCTTCCGCAGCCAATAACGGTTCCGGATTTGAGGGACTGTCGGATAACACGCCGTTCTGGAACGTGACAACCGGACTGGTCATGCTATTCGGACGTTACATTTCGATGATCGCCTTGCTGGCAGTGGGCGGCTCGTTGATGCGGAAGCAATGGGTTCCCGAGACGCTCGGAACGTTCCGGACAGATAATAAGCTGTTTGCCGGCATTCTGATCGCGACGGTTCTGATTATCGGTGCATTGACCTTCCTGCCAGTACTTGTGCTCGGTCCGATTGCTGAGCATCTGACGATCCGTTAA
- a CDS encoding polysaccharide deacetylase family protein: protein MRRIITRADDYASSRSANAAIAKAVEAGFIKNVSIMAPGPYLGEAAQLLAHRKDICFGFHMTLNAEWDNVRWGPVTAKEQVPSLVDESGYFYQDPFLFQDHPPLLQEILLKCEAQLDKLTAAGFSISYADSHMLPERFIPGLQEELDRWIEAKGLINHRHYYNFFPGGVPDGVESFERVLGSLTDDQYFFLSHPALYSEEMVQCGNARVDGEELARGRDQEASFLAREDLNEISERLGFRAIRYDEAVPLPGV from the coding sequence ATGAGGCGGATCATTACGAGGGCCGACGATTATGCTTCCAGCCGTTCCGCCAATGCTGCGATTGCCAAGGCCGTTGAGGCCGGATTCATTAAAAACGTGTCCATCATGGCGCCCGGTCCTTATCTTGGTGAGGCCGCGCAGCTGTTGGCGCATCGCAAGGACATCTGCTTCGGTTTCCATATGACGCTGAACGCGGAGTGGGATAACGTACGCTGGGGACCTGTTACCGCGAAGGAACAGGTTCCTTCGCTTGTCGATGAGTCCGGTTATTTCTATCAGGATCCGTTCCTGTTTCAGGATCATCCGCCTTTGCTGCAGGAGATCCTCCTGAAATGCGAAGCCCAGCTTGATAAACTGACCGCAGCAGGCTTCAGCATTTCTTATGCCGATTCTCATATGCTGCCGGAGCGCTTCATACCCGGGCTGCAGGAAGAGCTGGACCGCTGGATTGAAGCGAAGGGGCTAATCAACCATCGCCATTACTACAATTTTTTCCCGGGCGGCGTGCCGGACGGGGTTGAGTCGTTTGAAAGGGTGCTTGGCAGCTTAACGGATGATCAGTATTTCTTCCTGTCCCATCCGGCATTGTATTCGGAGGAAATGGTGCAGTGCGGCAATGCTCGAGTGGATGGGGAGGAGCTGGCGCGCGGACGCGATCAGGAGGCTTCTTTTCTTGCACGGGAGGACTTGAATGAGATTAGTGAGCGGCTTGGTTTTCGTGCCATACGTTATGATGAAGCGGTGCCATTACCTGGTGTATAA
- a CDS encoding carbohydrate ABC transporter permease, giving the protein MKKSGKWLLDILLFLASLVFLSPVFIMLINSFKDRAELYENALALPSSFSFEYYKSAMEKMNFFTALGNSLYVTVISVIIVIVLASMTAWMLVRTDNKLSKIIFFTFVATMLIPFQTLMMPLMQVMDWIRTNLHIPMLNTHEGLIYMNVGFTSSMAVFLYHGFIKSVPIALEEAATLDGCSKLGVFWRIVFPLLKNISVTIAILNVIALWNDYLLPSLTLSDKGLRTIPLSTFYFFGEFTIVWNQAMAGLTLTIIPVVIFYIFAQKYIIKGIAAGAVK; this is encoded by the coding sequence ATGAAGAAATCAGGGAAATGGCTGCTCGACATCCTGCTGTTCCTCGCCTCGCTGGTCTTCTTGTCTCCGGTCTTCATCATGCTGATTAACTCTTTTAAGGATCGTGCGGAGCTGTATGAGAATGCGCTCGCGCTGCCTTCCTCCTTCAGCTTTGAGTACTATAAATCCGCGATGGAGAAGATGAATTTCTTCACCGCTCTGGGCAACTCGCTGTATGTCACCGTCATCTCGGTGATTATCGTCATCGTGCTTGCCTCCATGACGGCATGGATGCTGGTGCGGACGGATAATAAGCTGAGCAAAATTATTTTCTTCACCTTCGTGGCGACCATGCTGATTCCCTTCCAGACGCTGATGATGCCGCTGATGCAGGTGATGGACTGGATTCGCACCAATCTGCACATTCCGATGCTCAACACTCATGAGGGCTTGATCTATATGAACGTCGGCTTTACGTCCAGTATGGCGGTCTTCCTGTACCACGGGTTCATCAAATCGGTACCGATTGCGCTGGAGGAGGCAGCTACGCTGGACGGCTGCTCCAAGCTGGGCGTGTTCTGGCGAATCGTGTTCCCGCTGCTGAAGAACATCAGCGTGACCATCGCGATCCTGAACGTCATTGCGCTGTGGAACGACTACCTGCTTCCATCGCTGACGCTGTCGGATAAAGGGCTGCGCACAATCCCGCTGTCGACCTTCTATTTCTTCGGGGAGTTCACGATTGTGTGGAACCAGGCGATGGCCGGTTTGACGCTGACGATCATCCCGGTTGTCATTTTCTATATTTTCGCCCAGAAATACATCATCAAAGGGATTGCGGCAGGTGCGGTAAAATGA
- a CDS encoding carbohydrate ABC transporter permease yields the protein MSKSKDKAWFALFTVPLLFIFTTVVLIPFIIGIVYSFVNWDGIPANPKVFVGFDNYVQLFQDERFLSSAWHTVQFTLLALVCVNILGLAFALLVTTKLRSRNAARTMFFMPNLIGGLILGYIWQFIFTDAFSFLGEKTGFDSVFFNWLLHPQFALYAIVAVFTWQLAGYTMIIYIAGIQGIPDELMEAAKVDGANLWQRLKSIVFPLLMPSFTICLFLTLSGAFKIYDVNLSLTKGGPSNATEMFAMNIFNEIFAYGNYGLGQAKAIIFFLIVAGLTLTQVIITKRREVQM from the coding sequence ATGAGCAAAAGTAAGGATAAAGCCTGGTTTGCCCTGTTTACGGTGCCGCTTCTGTTTATTTTCACGACCGTGGTTCTCATCCCGTTTATTATCGGGATTGTGTACTCTTTCGTAAATTGGGATGGCATTCCGGCAAATCCCAAAGTATTCGTAGGATTTGATAATTACGTTCAGCTGTTCCAGGACGAACGATTCCTGTCATCGGCTTGGCATACGGTTCAATTCACGCTGCTCGCGCTGGTATGCGTCAACATTCTGGGTCTGGCCTTTGCCCTGCTGGTAACGACGAAGCTCCGCTCGAGAAATGCGGCGCGAACGATGTTCTTTATGCCGAACCTCATCGGCGGCCTGATTTTGGGATACATCTGGCAGTTTATTTTTACGGATGCCTTCAGCTTCCTGGGCGAGAAGACCGGATTTGACAGCGTGTTCTTTAACTGGCTGCTGCATCCGCAGTTTGCGCTGTACGCCATCGTCGCCGTATTCACCTGGCAGCTGGCGGGTTATACGATGATCATCTACATCGCGGGCATCCAGGGGATTCCGGATGAATTGATGGAGGCAGCGAAGGTCGACGGCGCCAACCTGTGGCAGCGACTCAAGAGCATTGTGTTCCCGCTGTTAATGCCTTCGTTCACGATCTGTCTGTTCCTGACGCTGTCCGGGGCGTTCAAAATCTATGACGTGAACCTGTCGTTGACCAAGGGCGGACCGAGCAATGCGACGGAGATGTTTGCGATGAATATTTTCAACGAGATTTTTGCTTACGGTAATTATGGTTTAGGTCAGGCAAAAGCGATCATCTTCTTCTTGATTGTGGCCGGACTTACGCTGACGCAAGTTATCATCACGAAGAGAAGAGAGGTGCAGATGTAA
- a CDS encoding proline dehydrogenase family protein, with protein sequence MDGTELYRKVILTVSSNKLVKWLSIKYGRKLAGRFIAGDTLDEALDEIERLNAKGILVTLDHLGEGIRTLDEAAGYREEYLKLVEGIARRGVQSNVSLKPTQMGMALDLEKAYENIKMVVKKAKEHRNFVRLDMEDSPYTQATIDMTLRLHKEGLTNVGTVMQAYLFRTEEDVKNLMHAGVNLRLVKGAYKEPGTIAFQQKREVIDNYKKLIKMHFDQGAYVAIASHDDNIIDWVKVFAEQSRIDKQDYEFQMLYGLRMNDQAALAQDGYRIRCYMPYGTMWYPYFTRRLAEKPANLMMVLKNMFK encoded by the coding sequence ATGGACGGAACCGAGCTTTACCGCAAAGTGATCCTGACGGTGTCCAGCAATAAACTCGTGAAATGGTTGTCGATCAAGTACGGCCGGAAATTGGCGGGCCGATTCATTGCCGGCGATACCTTGGATGAGGCGCTGGATGAAATCGAGAGGCTGAACGCGAAGGGCATTCTTGTCACGCTGGACCATCTGGGGGAGGGCATCCGGACGCTGGACGAAGCAGCCGGGTATCGGGAGGAATATTTGAAGCTGGTGGAAGGGATCGCGAGGCGTGGAGTGCAGTCGAACGTATCGCTGAAACCGACGCAGATGGGCATGGCGCTGGATCTGGAGAAGGCGTACGAGAACATCAAAATGGTGGTGAAAAAGGCGAAAGAGCACCGCAATTTCGTTCGTCTGGATATGGAGGATTCGCCGTACACCCAGGCGACGATTGATATGACGCTGCGGCTCCATAAGGAGGGGCTGACCAACGTGGGGACCGTAATGCAAGCCTACTTGTTCCGTACGGAGGAGGACGTCAAGAATTTGATGCATGCCGGCGTAAATCTGCGGTTGGTCAAGGGGGCGTACAAAGAGCCGGGAACCATCGCCTTTCAGCAGAAGCGGGAGGTCATTGACAACTATAAGAAGTTGATCAAAATGCATTTTGATCAGGGAGCCTACGTCGCGATTGCTTCGCACGACGACAACATCATCGACTGGGTGAAGGTGTTTGCCGAGCAGAGCCGCATAGACAAACAGGACTATGAATTTCAGATGCTGTACGGACTGAGGATGAACGATCAGGCTGCCCTGGCACAGGACGGCTACCGTATCAGGTGTTATATGCCCTACGGAACGATGTGGTACCCGTATTTCACCCGGCGGCTGGCAGAGAAGCCGGCCAACCTGATGATGGTGCTCAAGAATATGTTCAAGTGA